In one Populus nigra chromosome 12, ddPopNigr1.1, whole genome shotgun sequence genomic region, the following are encoded:
- the LOC133669012 gene encoding uncharacterized protein LOC133669012, translated as MGVRGVRRRGKEKKKRREGEKTKIERGREEIRSPNHQHPVPRRGRLREFGLAQEMLSAFHNVGGDMKQLLQIIDDGQVVDIKGISERSLIKHLNKLFISLNLKENGDRVFLLPPNVRPNLDVVGPLIQLIPSSLVLQREALKRPRGCKLVLWVIGFEMPSAELLAATAKLTEAQAELRFFTKCFSLLEEDTELLIGPAPPAIVAEAVSANEAERFEESSFAAVFLMAQAWKRIYPSACIIGNVSRAGSCI; from the exons ATGGGAGTTCGAGGAGTGAGaaggagaggaaaagagaaaaagaagaggagagaagGAGAAAAGACAAAGatagagagaggaagagaagaaattAGAAGCCCGAATCACCAGCATCCGGTTCCGAGGAGAGGGAGATTGAGAGAGTTCGGATTAGCCCAGGAGATGTTGAGTGCATTTCATAATGTTGGCGGTGACATGAAACAG CTTCTCCAAATAATTGATGATGGACAAGTTGTTGACATAAAAGGGATATCTGAAAGGTCCTTGATCAAGCATTtgaataaactttttatttcgCTAAATCTCAAGGAAAATGGGGATAGGGTTTTTTTGCTGCCTCCAAATGTTCGTCCTAATTTGGATGTTGTTGGACCCCTGATTCAGCTT ATTCCCTCTAGTCTTGTTTTGCAGAGGGAGGCTCTTAAGAGGCCTAGGGGTTGCAAGCTAGTATTATG GGTGATTGGCTTTGAAATGCCATCTGCTGAGTTACTTGCTGCAACAGCAAAACTAACAGAAGCACAAGCTGAGCTTAGGTTTTTCACGAAATGTTTTTCTTTA TTGGAGGAAGATACTGAGCTACTTATAGGACCTGCCCCACCTGCTATTGTTGCCGAAGCTGTATCAGCAAATGAAGCAGAGCGATTTGAAGAG TCTTCATTTGCAGCTGTCTTTCTCATGGCACAAGCATGGAAAAG aaTCTATCCTAGTGCTTGCATAATTGGTAATGTGTCCAGAGCTGGAAGTTGCATTTAA
- the LOC133669189 gene encoding cypmaclein-like, protein MVSAKTTFILAILCLALMHELQIRTVEAGKINCKSKCEYRCSKASRHKMCIRACNTCCQRCNCVPPGTSGNEDTCPCYANMTTHGGRHKCP, encoded by the exons ATGGTCAGTGCCAAGACAACATTTATCTTGGCAATACTTTGCCTGGCCCTAATGCATGAG CTTCAGATCCGTACTGTTGAGGCTGGGAAAATAA ATTGCAAGTCCAAGTGTGAATACAGGTGCAGCAAGGCATCGAGGCACAAAATGTGCATAAGGGCTTGCAACACCTGCTGTCAGAGGTGCAATTGCGTTCCACCTGGAACTTCTGGTAACGAAGATACCTGCCCTTGCTATGCCAACATGACCACCCATGGGGGTAGACACAAGTGCCCCTGA